A stretch of Cucumis sativus cultivar 9930 chromosome 2, Cucumber_9930_V3, whole genome shotgun sequence DNA encodes these proteins:
- the LOC101222794 gene encoding transcription factor bHLH66, translating to MRLTNSLPDLHTHRRNPPQETDASQLHHHHHQLQTSLFHPSTFSSDDFLDQILSTVPSPWELPPGLPSQPLPPSNPDNVEFHVGDTTPAAKMAMSLLQQQLLMSRGIVPASAGDDCGLLPMPGNNVVEVDGSSSSSFKCPNPTDHGSVVPSLFNEFAGFLNSTGPGSQNQNQSQGNSNSQIPNFGGPVSASTPPPAGPSSCGGAAAAAAPGQPRQRVRARRGQATDPHSIAERLRRERIAERMKALQELVPNANKTDKASMLDEIIDYVKFLQLQVKVLSVSRLGGATAAMPSRLPDLSTEGGTECNQSNGTNGASGQTSTGAPSSNDAMTVTEHQVVKLMEEDMGSAMQYLQGKGLCLMPISLATAISTATCHSRPITASKGGGDPPTSPSLSALTVQSTALGNGTVDKPVRDTLSVSRP from the exons ATGAGACTCACCAACTCTCTCCCGGACCTCCATACCCATCGCCGTAACCCTCCGCAGGAGACCGACGCCTCTCaactccaccaccaccaccaccaactTCAAACCTCTCTCTTTCATCCTTCTACCTTCTCCTCCGACGATTTCCTCGACCAAATCCTCTCCACTGTCCCCTCTCCCTGGGAACTTCCCCCCGGTCTCCCTTCCCAACCATTGCCGCCATCTAATCCTGACAATGTTGAGTTTCACGTCGGCGATACAACTCCGGCGGCTAAAATGGCCATGTCCTTGCTTCAACAGCAGTTACTCATGTCGAGAGGAATCGTCCCTGCCTCCGCTGGCGATGATTGCGGTCTTCTTCCAATGCCTGGTAACAACGTCGTTGAAGTAGACggctcttcttcttcgtctttcAAATGCCCTAATCCG ACTGATCATGGTTCTGTCgttccttctcttttcaacGAATTCGCCGGGTTTCTGAACTCGACCGGTCCCGGCAGCCAGAATCAGAATCAATCTCAG GGGAACTCAAACTCTCAGATACCGAACTTCGGAGGTCCGGTATCAGCCAGTACACCACCTCCGGCCGGGCCTAGCTCCTGCGGCGGTGctgcagcagcagcagcaccGGGTCAGCCCCGGCAGCGAGTCAGAGCTCGGAGAGGACAAGCCACAGATCCTCATAGTATAGCCGAAaga TTACGGAGAGAGCGAATTGCGGAGAGAATGAAAGCTCTACAAGAACTTGTTCCCAACGCTAACAAG ACAGACAAGGCTTCTATGCTGGATGAGATCATAGACTATGTAAAGTTCCTCCAGCTTCAAGTCAAA GTTCTGAGTGTCAGCAGGTTGGGCGGTGCCACTGCAGCCATGCCTTCTCGTCTACCCGATCTTTCCACTGAG GGTGGCACTGAGTGCAACCAGTCCAACGGAACTAATGGGGCCAGTGGGCAGACTTCCACCGGAGCTCCGTCGAGTAATGACGCGATGACGGTGACGGAGCACCAGGTTGTGAAGTTAATGGAGGAGGACATGGGCTCCGCCATGCAGTACTTACAAGGCAAAGGCCTCTGCCTCATGCCCATTTCTCTCGCCACCGCTATCTCCACCGCTACATGTCACAGCCGCCCAATCACGGCGTCCAAGGGCGGAGGAGATCCCCCCACCTCTCCCAGCCTTTCGGCGTTGACCGTCCAGTCAACTGCCTTGGGTAACGGCACCGTCGACAAACCCGTCAGAGACACCCTCTCCGTTTCCCGGCCGTGA